The following DNA comes from Hyphococcus flavus.
GGCCAGCAAAGTCGTCACGCTCACCGCCGCGGCGGTTTCGGTTTTGTAGATGCCGAACTGGCTCGCCATGACGAAGGAAACGACGCCCGACGGCGTAAACACGAACAGGGCCAGCGCGCCTAAATAATCAGGATCGCTGAGGCCAAAGGCAATCGCGAGGCTTAGTGCAATTGCCGGCAAAACAGCCATTTTCATCATTGCGATGGCGCCAACGCGTCCGGCCACAGACTTTATCGGCGGCATCGGGTTGGTGATCAGAAAAAGACCAAGAGAAAATAGGGCTGTCGGTCCTGCCGCGCGCCCGAGTAGAGAAAAGAATGTCTCACCCGGACCTGAAAAAGGAAAGCCAAGCGCTGAATATATAAACCCTGCGCCCATGCCGATGACGAGCGGATTCTTTATCGGCTTTGCGATAAAGCTTACTGCAAGCGCTGAAACTGATGCGCCGTCATTGCGTGGTGCGATCAATGCGCTTGAGATGGCGACGATCAGCGTGCCCTCAACAAGCATCAGCGTTACAAACGGCCTCGCCCATCCGTCTACGGATAAAGCGATCGGCAGCCCGAGAAAAACGGCGTTGCCAAGCGTCGAGGCGACACTGTGTGCGCCGGCTTCCTGCGGTTTGAGACTGAACAAAGGGCGCGCCAACAGATATGCCCCGAAGATCACTGCGAGGCTCGCGGCGCCGTAAGACAAAAGGATGGTCAGGTCCTCGCCCCCCGGCCGGGCCGTGCCGGCGGTAAGGCCGAACAGAGCCGCGGGCATTGCAAACCGGAAAACAAATTTATTGAGCGCGGCTGAATCTTGCGCCGTCATCAGCTTCAGCCGTCCTGCAAGAACGCCAGCGGCGATGATTGCGAAGACGGGAAGAGCGACAGAGATGACGGATGACATAGCGCAGGAGCCTCGGGCGGGTGAGCGCAAGGTCTCGCCGCGTCAGGGCGCGCGCGTCAAGGTCAGGAGAGATTGAGAGAGTAATAAATGAATGCCGGGCGAGAGATAAGGCCAAATCTCCCGGGGGCTGGGGGCGATGGTTAAAACCGGAAACTCCGGCCGAACCACCCGCCCGGCTCTTACGCAATCTGGCGGCGGATTGGGGCGGAGAGAGGGATCAATTAAGGCGATTTTAAGGATGATTTTCCCCTTTTCGTGAGCCGTTGGGCTTGCGGGACCCGTGATCGCGCGCAAAACTATAGGCAATGCGTACTCAGGCTTTGACCCAACCGCCAAGGAAACGGCCCGAACCGGTCGCTTTTACCCGCAGCGAACTCACCCGCATCCTCGCCGTTTATGGTTATTTCGTCGCCGCAGGGGAATGGCGTGATTACGGCATCGATCACATGAGGGATGCGGCGGTCTTTTCCATATTTCGCCGTGCATCCGAGCTGCCAATATATCGTATTGAAAAGCGACCCTCGCTGGCGAAAAAGCAGGGCGCATGGGTGGTCGTTTCCATGACCGGCGCAATCGTGAAGCGCGGACATGACCTTGCGCAGGTTTTGAAAGTCTTTGATCGTCAGAAATTGAAGCTGGCGACTTGAGATTAGTGGCTCTGTGCAGCACTACTCGATGCGTTAGTGCATGCCTCAAGCGTTTCCACAAAAACATGTCGCTGTGCGTGACTGCCGCCGATGCGGTGTAGATCGTTCAGCAACGGGCTTAGTTTTTCCGCAGCGGCGTCACGGTCGTTTGCGGTAAAGGCGACAATAGCCTCTGCCGCGGGAAAGCAAATCTTTCCCCAGACATAGGCTGTATCCTCGGAAACACTTTCCTCTTTCAATTTCAACGAAGACAGAAAAGCGTCTGCTTCGCCATCGGTTCCCGCACGCGCGAGGGCATAGAGATAATGCAAGTCATGGAATGGAAAGAAATGCTCGCCAGCCCGTTGCCGCGCCTGCTCGACGACTGGCGCCCAGCGTTCGCCAACGTCCACCCCGCGCAGTTCGAGCCGCCACAGCATGGAAACGGCGCCGATTTGTTCCTGCGGAAACTCCGGCCACGCGCCCCACAGGCGTTCATCGAAAATTTCAAGCGCTTCGGTCTCGCGCCCAAGCGCCAGCTGGAAAAGAGCCGCGTGCCACCAGTTATGATCGCGGATGAAGACGCCTTTTTTCTCCCAGGTATGCGCGCAATGGTCGAGCCAGCGCGCGCCCTCTTTGGCGCGGCCTTCCGTTTCCAATACATGGGCGACGGCGTGATGGGCCCAGGCGTCATCGATGGCGATTTCCGACGCCCGCATGCCTTCTTCTTCCGCTTCGCGCAGACGATGGTTTTGTTCAAGCGCGAAAGCGATCATGCCATGGGCGTAGGGCGTTTCTTCATGAACAATCGCCGCGCGCTGTCCGAGCCGTAACAGCGCCGCCTGATCGCCGAGGTTAAAGGCGTGATACTGGCCCCATTTGATCGCGCATAAATCCGCCGGCCAACGGACAGTCAGCTCATCAAGACGTACGAGCGCCGAACAAAAATCCTGCGCTGCCCAAGCGTTCACAGCCGAACAGAAAAGCCGTTCTCGTTCAGTTGCGCTTTCTTCATGAGCGCGCATCCGCTCCAGATATTGATTAGCGGCGGCCCACCCTTCAGCGCCTTCGAAAGCGAGATGAAGCGCGGCGGCGTGCGCATTGACCAAGGCCGAGCCTTCATTTGCGTCCGCCACTTCAAATAGCCCGCGAATGTTCGAGCCATAACTCAAAAATTCGGAAACATAATCGTCATAGCCGCGCGCCGACGCCGCGCATGTAGCTGTAAGGGGAAGGTCGAAACAATCACGTACTGACATTGGGGGGACTGTAATGGGGCTTTTCAGTAGCGGCAAACGCAAAACCCTGACGGCCGGTCACGAGCAGGTCATGGGCGTTCAGGACAATAAAAAACCCCGCCAAAAAGGCGGGGTTTTCGCGTTAGCGTTGTTTTGCTAGTCGCGCATGATCCCGAGAATATTCAGGATGTGAATGAACAACGTGACGAACGAGCCGTAGAGCATGAAGGCGCCAAAGATTGCTGCGCGGTCATTCATGGCGCTGCCTTCGCGATACATGGATTTGATCACCTGCGTTTCCCAGGCTGTCACACCGGCGATCAACAAGATCACTGCCGATGAGGTCAGTAGACTGCCCATGGTGCTATGGAAAAACAGCGCGTTCAGAACTATCGCAACAATGACGGCGATCATCCCGGCGCCAAGAATGGGCGCCCAGCCGGTGAGATCTTTTTTCGTGGTGTAGCCCCAAAGGCTAAGTCCGCCGAAAACCGACGCAGCCATAAAGAAGGCGCGGTAGATATCCTGTGCGGCGCCGGCTTGCTGCGTCATATACAACATCGGCGCGATCATGACGCCCCAGAGCGCAGCATAGGCCCAGAACATCCCGTGTGCGGCGACCTTGGAGCCATTCATCATCACTTTGGGTGCAAACCAACCCATGCCGAGAATGCCGGCGAAGCCGACCCACATCCACGGGCCGCCCATGATCGCCCGTACGATCGCCTCATTGCTTGCGACGTACATGGAGAATAAGCCGGTCGCCGCGACACCGAGCCCCATATAGTTGTAAACGCCAAGCATGTACTGGCGCAGGCCCTGGTCAATCGCGACACTGCCGGTCTGAGCGACTGAGCCAAA
Coding sequences within:
- a CDS encoding DUF2794 domain-containing protein, with protein sequence MRTQALTQPPRKRPEPVAFTRSELTRILAVYGYFVAAGEWRDYGIDHMRDAAVFSIFRRASELPIYRIEKRPSLAKKQGAWVVVSMTGAIVKRGHDLAQVLKVFDRQKLKLAT
- a CDS encoding Bax inhibitor-1 family protein; this translates as MNEPRRQFGSVAQTGSVAIDQGLRQYMLGVYNYMGLGVAATGLFSMYVASNEAIVRAIMGGPWMWVGFAGILGMGWFAPKVMMNGSKVAAHGMFWAYAALWGVMIAPMLYMTQQAGAAQDIYRAFFMAASVFGGLSLWGYTTKKDLTGWAPILGAGMIAVIVAIVLNALFFHSTMGSLLTSSAVILLIAGVTAWETQVIKSMYREGSAMNDRAAIFGAFMLYGSFVTLFIHILNILGIMRD
- a CDS encoding AEC family transporter codes for the protein MSSVISVALPVFAIIAAGVLAGRLKLMTAQDSAALNKFVFRFAMPAALFGLTAGTARPGGEDLTILLSYGAASLAVIFGAYLLARPLFSLKPQEAGAHSVASTLGNAVFLGLPIALSVDGWARPFVTLMLVEGTLIVAISSALIAPRNDGASVSALAVSFIAKPIKNPLVIGMGAGFIYSALGFPFSGPGETFFSLLGRAAGPTALFSLGLFLITNPMPPIKSVAGRVGAIAMMKMAVLPAIALSLAIAFGLSDPDYLGALALFVFTPSGVVSFVMASQFGIYKTETAAAVSVTTLLALMSISGVLMLFG
- a CDS encoding tetratricopeptide repeat protein; its protein translation is MSVRDCFDLPLTATCAASARGYDDYVSEFLSYGSNIRGLFEVADANEGSALVNAHAAALHLAFEGAEGWAAANQYLERMRAHEESATERERLFCSAVNAWAAQDFCSALVRLDELTVRWPADLCAIKWGQYHAFNLGDQAALLRLGQRAAIVHEETPYAHGMIAFALEQNHRLREAEEEGMRASEIAIDDAWAHHAVAHVLETEGRAKEGARWLDHCAHTWEKKGVFIRDHNWWHAALFQLALGRETEALEIFDERLWGAWPEFPQEQIGAVSMLWRLELRGVDVGERWAPVVEQARQRAGEHFFPFHDLHYLYALARAGTDGEADAFLSSLKLKEESVSEDTAYVWGKICFPAAEAIVAFTANDRDAAAEKLSPLLNDLHRIGGSHAQRHVFVETLEACTNASSSAAQSH